The following proteins come from a genomic window of Phaeodactylum tricornutum CCAP 1055/1 chromosome 19, whole genome shotgun sequence:
- a CDS encoding predicted protein, with product MAMEKRNNSARRAVETKSSIDGIEEGLAMEERESLVEGSSPASGDRTHIGANQTNPDTAHSTVDAGDKKKEVPAGVITSTALMVLILLAVQNCSKNLLMRYVMKDQPKFLTSAAVLGSEFTKLSLSVGYILFVQHRSPQTIFRYLKEDMRNTMLLAVPASAYNLQMSLEYVALANLNAAAFSVLVQTKLIFTASFAAAVLRKRLRYAQVISLVLLTAGVMLCNYKGGSVDVDTNGNSTKGILATLGIALSSGFASVYTEKVIKGQGSTKRSVNIEDYGLAYTQVQLALMSLLTIGVYAIASDFAAIVRDGLFYNFTSAAFASVLMSALGGLIVASVLKYADSVLKGYATAMSVILTGLLSMVLFGTTLSVIYFMGIINVVMAVLLYNAKDLDRFVC from the coding sequence atggcaatggaaaagcGGAACAACTCGGCCCGCCGAGCGGTAGAAACCAAATCATCCATCGACGGAATCGAGGAAGGCCTCGCGATGGAGGAACGCGAGTCGCTCGTGGAGGGCTCGTCTCCCGCCTCGGGGGACCGTACGCACATCGGAGCCAACCAAACCAATCCGGATACCGCCCACAGCACCGTCGACGCTGGcgacaagaaaaaagagGTTCCCGCCGGAGTCATTACCAGCACTGCTTTGATGGTTCTCATTCTCCTCGCCGTACAGAATTGCTCCAAGAATTTGTTGATGCGCTACGTCATGAAAGACCAGCCCAAGTTCCTTACGTCGGCGGCTGTTTTGGGCAGTGAATTTACCAAATTGTCTCTCAGTGTCGGCTACATTCTGTTTGTACAGCACCGATCTCCCCAAACCATCTTTCGTTACCTGAAAGAAGACATGCGCAACACAATGCTTTTGGCCGTCCCGGCTTCGGCCTACAATTTGCAAATGAGCTTGGAATACGTCGCCCTAGCTAATTTGAACGCGGCGGCCTTCTCCGTCCTCGTACAGACCAAGCTCATTTTTACCGCTTCCTTTGCCGCAGCTGTCCTCCGGAAACGCCTGCGTTACGCTCAAGTCATTTCACTCGTCTTGCTCACGGCCGGCGTCATGCTCTGCAACTACAAGGGCGGAAGTGTCGACGTCGACACCAACGGTAACTCCACCAAGGGCATTCTTGCCACGCTCGGTATCGCCCTTTCGTCCGGTTTCGCCTCGGTATACACGGAAAAAGTCATCAAAGGCCAAGGATCCACCAAACGGTCCGTCAATATTGAAGACTACGGCCTCGCCTACACCCAAGTACAACTGGCCCTGATGAGTCTCTTGACTATTGGTGTTTACGCCATTGCCAGCGATTTTGCCGCCATTGTCCGGGACGGACTGTTTTACAACTTTACGTCGGCCGCCTTTGCCTCGGTACTCATGTCCGCCCTTGGCGGACTCATCGTGGCGTCCGTACTCAAGTACGCCGATTCCGTTTTGAAAGGTTACGCCACGGCCATGTCGGTCATTCTGACCGGTCTACTTTCCATGGTGCTCTTTGGTACCACCTTGTCCGTAATCTATTTCATGGGGATCATCAATGTTGTCATGGCGGTTTTGTTGTACAATGCCAAGGATTTGGATCGCTTCGTGTGCTGA